The Algoriphagus sp. TR-M9 genome has a window encoding:
- a CDS encoding DUF2911 domain-containing protein has product MKQLITLCMLLLLSFSFSTAQQIQMPQASPSARITQKVGLTDVTVDYSRPSTKDRKIFGELVPFGNIWRTGANGATTLTFTTDVSIDGNTVPAGKYALYSIPEKTSWTLILTTNTELWGAIGYDPSDDVLRFTAEPQKLKNNQETFEIRFENISDSGSDISLEWEKTRVAFRIETEVDPIVMAQIQEYVIENPDPEAGQLYAAANYYYSNDKDLNKAYNWISQSVDEDPQYWTVHLKAKIEAALGMKTEAVETAEDGMELAEEAGNPDYVRLNERLIQSLR; this is encoded by the coding sequence ATGAAACAACTAATAACACTTTGTATGCTTCTTTTGCTCAGCTTTAGTTTCAGTACGGCTCAGCAAATCCAAATGCCACAGGCTTCACCATCGGCTAGAATCACCCAAAAGGTAGGACTGACAGATGTGACCGTGGATTATAGTAGACCTAGCACTAAGGACAGAAAGATTTTTGGAGAGCTGGTTCCTTTTGGAAATATCTGGAGAACCGGAGCCAATGGAGCTACCACGCTGACCTTCACTACAGATGTGAGCATTGACGGCAATACTGTACCGGCAGGTAAGTACGCCCTCTATTCCATACCTGAGAAAACTTCCTGGACCTTGATTTTGACTACAAATACAGAACTCTGGGGGGCAATCGGCTATGATCCCTCAGATGATGTACTGAGATTTACTGCGGAACCGCAAAAACTGAAAAACAATCAGGAAACTTTCGAAATCAGGTTTGAAAACATCAGTGATTCAGGCTCTGATATCTCGCTCGAATGGGAAAAAACCCGGGTAGCCTTCCGTATAGAAACGGAAGTGGATCCCATAGTTATGGCGCAAATACAGGAATATGTGATCGAAAATCCTGATCCAGAAGCAGGACAGCTCTATGCGGCTGCAAACTATTACTACAGCAATGACAAAGACCTAAACAAAGCATACAACTGGATCAGTCAATCCGTAGACGAGGATCCTCAGTACTGGACAGTACACCTCAAAGCGAAAATAGAAGCAGCTTTAGGCATGAAAACAGAAGCTGTAGAGACAGCTGAAGACGGAATGGAACTGGCTGAAGAGGCTGGAAATCCTGACTACGTACGCCTCAATGAGCGACTGATCCAGTCCCTACGCTAA
- a CDS encoding sodium:solute symporter gives MSGLDWVVLFGTLGLITSYGVYKTYGKNSLDSYLRGKNSMNWWTIGLSIMATQASAITFLSTPGQAYEDGMRFLQFYLGLPLAMIIISVTFIPIYYKLKVYTAYEFLENRFDLKTRTLAALLFIIQRGLAAGITIYAPAIILSTLLGWNLTFTNVLIGSIVILYTVSGGTEAVSITQKQQMAVMMGGMILAGIIVIQMLPISFQEAMHVAGKMEKLNLVNFEFDISDRYNVWSGMTAAVFLFLSYFGTDQSQVQRYLSGQTLSQSRMGLIMNGFLKIPMQFIILFIGVMVFVFYQFFMPPVVFNKVQTDKLRASEYAGQFEVLEEKYALNFEESKASYLEMLDAINADNEPKTRELQADLKSLKKEQGAIREEVKELIVTNDPVAETRDTDYVFMRFVMDNLPKGIIGLLFAVIFSAAMSSTASELNALGSTTTVDLYKRSVKRNAKDRHYLYSSKLFTAFWGIGAILFATYASLFENLIQAVNLLGSLFYGTILGVFLVAFFMKWVKGNAVFIAALLSQALILFVHFNNGNVSDGNLWNIGFLWYNPLGCIAVMFFSAILQLFIPSKK, from the coding sequence ATGAGTGGATTAGACTGGGTCGTACTATTCGGTACCCTTGGGCTGATTACGTCCTATGGGGTTTATAAAACTTACGGAAAAAACAGCCTGGATTCCTATTTGAGAGGAAAAAACTCCATGAACTGGTGGACCATTGGCCTGTCCATCATGGCTACTCAAGCTTCAGCAATTACCTTTCTGAGTACTCCTGGGCAAGCTTATGAAGACGGGATGCGTTTTCTCCAGTTTTACCTGGGGCTTCCACTAGCGATGATTATCATTTCGGTGACCTTTATCCCTATTTATTATAAGCTGAAGGTTTACACAGCCTATGAGTTTTTGGAAAACAGGTTTGATCTCAAAACCCGTACTCTAGCGGCTCTCTTATTTATCATCCAAAGAGGCCTGGCAGCAGGTATTACCATTTATGCTCCAGCTATTATCTTATCTACCCTATTGGGGTGGAATCTCACTTTTACCAATGTACTGATAGGTTCTATTGTGATCCTTTATACCGTTTCTGGGGGAACAGAGGCAGTATCAATTACCCAAAAGCAGCAAATGGCTGTGATGATGGGGGGAATGATCTTGGCCGGAATTATTGTGATTCAGATGCTTCCGATTTCTTTTCAGGAGGCCATGCATGTAGCCGGAAAAATGGAAAAACTCAATCTGGTCAATTTCGAATTTGATATTTCTGACCGATACAACGTATGGTCTGGAATGACCGCTGCCGTTTTTCTCTTTCTATCCTACTTTGGTACAGACCAAAGTCAGGTTCAGCGATACCTGTCTGGTCAGACTCTATCCCAGAGCCGTATGGGGTTGATTATGAACGGGTTTTTAAAAATCCCCATGCAGTTCATCATCTTGTTTATCGGGGTGATGGTATTTGTTTTTTATCAGTTTTTTATGCCTCCGGTGGTTTTCAATAAGGTACAGACAGATAAGCTGAGAGCTAGTGAATATGCTGGGCAGTTTGAGGTTTTGGAAGAGAAGTATGCACTGAATTTTGAGGAAAGTAAAGCTTCCTATCTGGAGATGCTTGATGCGATTAATGCGGACAATGAACCCAAGACAAGGGAACTTCAGGCGGATTTGAAAAGCCTAAAAAAAGAGCAGGGAGCAATACGAGAAGAGGTGAAGGAATTGATTGTCACAAACGACCCCGTGGCAGAGACTAGAGATACCGACTATGTATTTATGCGATTTGTGATGGATAATTTACCTAAGGGTATAATAGGGTTGCTTTTCGCGGTGATCTTTTCAGCAGCCATGTCATCTACAGCATCTGAGTTGAATGCACTGGGATCCACAACTACAGTGGATCTGTACAAGCGCTCCGTGAAGAGAAATGCCAAAGACAGGCACTACCTCTATTCTTCTAAGTTGTTTACTGCATTTTGGGGGATAGGAGCTATCTTATTTGCGACTTATGCTTCCTTGTTTGAAAATTTGATCCAAGCGGTAAATCTCTTAGGTTCTTTGTTTTACGGGACTATTTTGGGCGTTTTTTTGGTGGCGTTTTTTATGAAGTGGGTAAAGGGAAATGCGGTATTTATAGCAGCTCTTCTTTCTCAGGCTTTGATTTTATTTGTCCATTTCAATAATGGGAATGTTTCGGATGGTAATCTATGGAACATAGGTTTCCTATGGTACAATCCTCTTGGTTGCATAGCTGTGATGTTCTTTTCTGCCATACTGCAGCTGTTTATTCCAAGTAAAAAGTAA